The following coding sequences lie in one Amycolatopsis cihanbeyliensis genomic window:
- a CDS encoding stage II sporulation protein M: MDVDVFVAEHGAEWDRLAELVRRAGRLRGEEADELVLLYQRAATHLSIVRSAAPDPALLARLSTLVARARSAVTGTHNPAWREVGLFFSRRFPAAVYRGRRWWLATTAAFALVSALLAVWISGDPRVRSSIAAPEEVRRLTAPGGDFESYYSSGPATAFAAQVWTNNAWVAAGCLLLGVLLCVPVLVILWFNALNLGVSAGLMAEAGRLDVFFGLITPHGLLELTAVFVAAGAGMRLGWTVIDPGRRGRAAALAQEGRSVVAIALGLTCVLLISGVIEAFVTPSGLPGWARIGIGVTAEAAFLAYVFVLGRRAALAGETGDLDPRFAGDTAPATA; encoded by the coding sequence TGGTGCTGCTGTACCAGCGCGCCGCGACGCACCTTTCGATCGTGCGCTCGGCGGCGCCGGATCCGGCGTTGCTGGCCAGGTTGTCCACCTTGGTGGCGCGCGCCCGCTCGGCGGTGACCGGAACGCACAACCCGGCGTGGCGCGAGGTCGGGCTGTTCTTCTCCCGGCGCTTCCCCGCCGCCGTGTACCGCGGCAGGCGCTGGTGGCTGGCCACCACGGCGGCCTTCGCACTGGTGTCGGCCCTGCTCGCGGTGTGGATCTCCGGTGACCCCCGGGTCCGGTCCAGCATCGCGGCCCCGGAGGAGGTCCGGCGGCTCACCGCGCCCGGCGGGGACTTCGAGTCCTACTACTCCAGCGGTCCGGCGACCGCGTTCGCGGCGCAGGTGTGGACGAACAACGCGTGGGTGGCGGCCGGCTGCCTGCTGCTGGGCGTGCTGCTGTGCGTGCCGGTACTGGTGATCCTCTGGTTCAACGCGCTCAACCTCGGGGTGTCGGCCGGGTTGATGGCCGAGGCGGGCAGGCTGGACGTGTTCTTCGGCCTGATCACCCCGCACGGCCTGCTCGAGCTCACCGCGGTGTTCGTGGCCGCGGGGGCCGGGATGCGGCTGGGCTGGACGGTGATCGACCCCGGCCGGCGCGGGCGGGCCGCCGCGCTCGCCCAGGAGGGACGTTCCGTCGTGGCCATCGCCCTCGGCCTGACCTGCGTGCTGCTGATCTCCGGGGTGATCGAGGCCTTCGTGACGCCGTCGGGCCTGCCGGGGTGGGCCCGGATCGGGATCGGCGTCACGGCGGAGGCGGCGTTCCTGGCGTACGTGTTCGTGCTGGGCAGGCGGGCCGCGCTGGCCGGGGAGACCGGTGACCTCGACCCCCGTTTCGCCGGCGACACCGCCCCCGCCACCGCCTGA